The following nucleotide sequence is from Mangifera indica cultivar Alphonso chromosome 17, CATAS_Mindica_2.1, whole genome shotgun sequence.
GAACTGGATAATTCTACCAATGTTGACGGCGGGGCCGTTCAAGGCCCGATGGAGTCGGCGAATTTCGCCACGAGAAACGTCGAGAATCGTGGAGGACACGACATACCGTTCACTTATCGCCCTCCGTTCCGGCTCATCGCAAAATCAAGGAGAGTCCTCTAAGCTCTGATGCAATTTTCAAGCAGGTACTATTTCAAGGCTctaatttttctgttttgtttattatttgtacGTATGTATTACTTTATTAGTTTAACATTCTATAGCAGAGGCATGCAGGCCTATTCAACCTATGTATAGTAGTGCTTGTTGCTGTTAACAGCCGGCTTATCATCGAAAATTTAATAAAGGTTTGTGCTCTATAATTTTTACTAAATCATATTTGtttaaggttttttattttgttggcttattattgtttttactaCTGTTGCAGTATGGATGGTTGATTAAGACTGGTTTTTGGTTTAGTTCAAAAACGTTGAGTGATTGGCCCCTACTTATGTGTTGgtaatgttgcttaattattTGTTTCCTCCGTTCTCTTTTGCTAATGAATCAATTGTTTTTGGtagtattttgttttctttgtttattatgTAGTTCTTCTTGGTTTAACATGCAGTAAGGGTGCCTTCTAAAatatggttttgttttgttttgtttttttttatgaagtCTTACTCTCCCAGTTTTCCCATTTGCTGCATTTATAGTTGAGAAGTTGGCACAGCAGAAGTGTATATCTGAACCTGTAAGTGATTGAGCGGATCTGTTGCccagttaatttttaattagttttaatgaCCATTTGGTTAGCTGGGGTTTACTTCTGTGtactttttctttataataaagaTAGCATGTTGAAAATACGcttagttgtttaatttgttGGTAAGTTAAAATTTGGATGTTACAGGTTGTTGTTTTTCTTCATGTAATCATTAGCACAGCTGCAATTTTGTATCCAGTTTTCGTGATCCTAGGGTGAGTCCATTTTCCTCTTATAaccttttattttcattcaccTTTAAATCCTGTATTTACTATTTAGTAGGTGTACGGTTTCTTGCATAAAGTAATTGGAAGAATGGTTATGTTGCTTTTGACTGGTAATATATAACATTaacactaaatttttttttttcttttttaacaagaAATTGTCAAGAATTGGGGGATGCAGGAGAATCAGGATTGTCAATATCCTTGACCAACcataacttataattttatgattggtCCTGATTATTCTACAGTTATAAAAAAGAAGTCTTTCAGAAATTGGAAATACATTAAGTTTTAGATAGGTCCTGAGTTGTATGGTTGTAAAAGAAAAGAGGaccttttttgaaaattagttaaAAGGTTTAGATAAATGGTTCAAATTTCAACAGTGATCCAAAGATTAACATCTTCAAAGGCATTTTCCTTGGCTTCTACTGATAAAAAGGGATGACTGAAATTTCTTGATTAGTCCACTGGCTCTGAATTGTGCAGGTGTGATTCCGCTTTTGTCTCTGGTGTCACTTTGATGCTCTTTGCTTGCATAGTGTGGTTAAAGCTTGTATCTTATGCTCATACTAACAGTGACATGAGATCACTGACCAAGTCAGTTGATAAGGTAGGATGACCTTTAGATAAAAAAGTTTACTGTTAATTActgcaaatataaatatatttatattcaggTACAAAAGATGACAAGATTAACGgaattgaaatatctttaacaATTTCTGCTGGGTTTACTGTTAATTACTGCAATTTCTGTTTGTAAAGGAATTGATGTgcttaatattcatttttaataaattgggAATTGACAAAATGTAGGTAATTGATGCATTGTGATAAactatatttctctttttacaTCATAAGAAATATCTTGGAATTTCTTTATATCAGACAGAAGAAAACaatatctctctctcttcctgTCACTATTCTTAATTGGAtggatatttcaacttttacattTATCCCTTGAATGGATGGTGGGTAAGTATGTGTTCTTTATTTACTCAATAAAGTCCTGTTGTTCTGTTAGGGGTATGCCATGTCTGGTTCTCCAAATGTGGACAATACATATGATGTTAGCTTCAAGAGTTTGGCCTACTTCATGGTTGCCCCCACATTATGTTATCAGGTAAAGACAAGCTTCAGGCACAAATAAACTGAGGAACTTTGTTCTACTTACGagtttaaaattctaattatgtTTGTTCAAGCTTTGATTCCTTTTGGTTATATCCCTCTTGTGGCAATTGTTGtccttttttgactttttaactTATAGAATTACACAAGATAAGTAGAAGACAACTTTCTCATAAGTTTTGTATAATGTTTGGGTCTGGTATTTTTACAGTTTAGTTGTTCACTTAGCATTGAGAAATTGTGTGGATACCATCATTTTTAACTCTAGACAAAAATTACTTTGGGACTGTTTAAGGTAGATTCAGAACTGTATTCTAAGCTGGTTTGCCTTTGCCACTGTCTGATTATTGGGATAAACATATTACTAACAAAATGTTTATGTTCAGGgtgcttttttatttattaaatagaaaTCCAAAACTAGTGAAATATTGTACTATGTTTTAGTAATGGGTACGCTAgaagtaatatttttatcatggtTTAGTACCTCTGAATATATTGTGATTAGCTAGATATTTATTATGGCCTGTTGGTGCAGCTATCTACTTCAGATACTTTCAGGCTTTCTTCTAGAGGACGTTAGACTCAATTTATTTTGGCTTCCGATGatgatcttttatttttttctaacctTTGCATGTTGGGAGGGGGATTGAGCGTAAATCAATCAATTTGTCCATGTCTTTTATATATACAGGAATGCATTATTTGTCATGTCCTACCGATAATCTGCTcatcaattttgaaaaagtcGTTCAGAAGAGACAATAGAGCATACCATTTACATTCAATGCTCTGGAAACGTGTCCAGATGTATTACAGCTCCTCTTTTTTATTGTATGTAATTTTGTTCATGGTCTTGATGCTTTTTGATGAATTAACTGTCTGAGAAATGTTGCTGCATTTTTTGCTCAAATgattttaaagatattaaataCCTGCTGTACTTATATTGTGTTAGACTGCTTTCTAATCAGTCACGTTATATTTGTTCTACATAGTTTATATACTTTTGATCATTCCCTGAAAGTAATTATAGGGACTCTTTGTTTTGTGATGCTAgctttttaaaatactttttacttttacttttttttaattttgcagaAACTTATTTACGTGTCAATTAAATAGTTTGGATCAAGTCGTATGTTTTTTTTAGCCTAATGTTTGGGTTTTTTGCTTTATCATTGTGATCTTGCTGTGACAATCTTTTATTTTCGCTGGTTGTCATTGTAGCCAATTTTTCCACGTACGGCATACATACGAAGGGGTTGGGTGGTCCGTCAGTTTGTCAAGTTAATAATATTTACAGGAGTTATGGGATTCATAATTGAACAGGTAAGTAGTAACTGGGTTTGTGATTAAGAACCATTCTtaccttctcttttcttttttttttttgatgggGGTGGGGCAGAGGCAGGCACAAGGATTCTGACAACGTTTCATTGGTTAATTTTGCAGTATATTAATCCCATCATGCTGAATTCTCAACACCCTTTGAAAGGGAATTTTTTATATGCCATTGAGAGAGTTTTGAAGCTTTCAGTTCCAAATCTATATGTGTGGCTCTGCATGTTCTACTGCTTTTTTCACCTTTGGTGTGTCTTCTTTCCTTGATTAGTGGACCttgttctttcttctttctcttctagATAACTTTACTCTGCCATATTTTTTCTAATGTTTCATGTCAATAATGAATAATTCTACGGCTAGATTTCCcactttttttctaaaattttgtcattttgacTGTACCAATTTGCATAGGTGTAATTCAGTTGTGttcatttttctaatttcataaaCCAGGCTCATTCAAATTCAACCCTTTTTAAATGATCAATGCAATCATTTAAATTGCTCAGATCCATTTTGTTCATCATAATTTATAGTTAATTTGTAAAGCTGCTTCTTAGAATGCAGTATTCTATGCACTCAAATAGACATGCTTTTTGGTTTGTTAGCTAGACATTAACTGCAACACTCATCAATTATAGCAAGTCTTGATATTTTCCCCACAatatgatgttaattttcccAGAGGAAGATCTCTCTTATGGATAATTCTTTTGATATAGGCTAAATATACTTGCTGAATTGCTTTGCTTTGGTGATCGTGAATTTTATAAAGATTGGTGGAATGCAAAAACTGTTGAGGAGGTAGGTCATATATCCTCCAAAATGTTTTCCTTGTACTTTTACTTTGATAAATCTCTGCTGAATTGAACTGAGGAACTCTGTTTTTTTTATGTACTTCCATGTTTTGCGGCTGTCATCAGTACTGGAGAAAGTGGAATATGGTATGATTCTTTACACAAAAGCCTTTAGTTCTTTCAATCAAGAAATGTGATGTAGTTTATTGCCTTTCAAtgtattgttaattttctttcacTGGTTAGAAATAGTGTGGATGGGATGAACTGAGACAATATTTCAGTAcattgtttcttttctttctagGATTAGATACCATATGTTGTTGTCTTTACCACTTTGAATATATAGTAGTTAaagtaaaatgaaatttgaactGCCACATTATCTTGAAATTCTTTCCTTTCACTTCTTCAGATGAATCATCTGTTTGCTCTTTgctttagtttatatttttacatctTGGTCAAATATTTTTGCCCCTGCTGTCTAGTAAGTTATGCTTAAGTTTCCTTGTGTCGAGTTCTTTTTAATCCCATTGGGGAACATCTTTTTCTGTTTTGGAGGGAATTTATTGATAAAGGCACcagaaaatttataatattccaAGTGCCAATGCTATATTGAAATCATTAGATTGAAGAGTTCTTCTAGTTTTCCTATATTTTATCTGTTCATGTTTAAGCTTATCtgatttcaataatttaatttttgtgtccTTAActgctaattctttcttttctttgatgGAATGGCTGATCACAGCCTGTTCATAAATGGTTGGTTCGGCATATCTATTTTCCATGCTTACGACATGGTATTCCTAAGGTAATTGGCCCTTTCCATACCTTTTTCTGTGTGGCtactttttattcttttttagtttataacTGTGGGATTAGCACCATGCTACTCACAACAAAGAACTGCGAAGTGTTATACCAAAAATTTGGACACCCTTCAGGATTATAgattaacaatatatttatgcttatgattttatttattcacaGGATCAAGCTAAATAATTGATACTTTGTGGTACttactaaaaaattttggtttgattttttttttggttttatccATACTCAGAATGTTGCAATTCTCATCGCATTCTTAGTTTCGGCTGTATTCCATGAGGTTGGTTGCTTTCTTTCTGTgtgtttttttaaatcaattttgatttctttaatGTATAATATCTCGTGATCAGTTCTCTCATACCTGTAGAAGAGATGAAAacttatatttacttatttttttaacattattattgtttatgtcaTCAGCATATTCGGGGATAACAATACGCAattgtattcaaattatataaagacTATAACATTAGCATCAGCCCCAGGATTGCTGAGGCAATGTTATGAATGCAATCTGTTATCTTCGGTCATTTCAAAGTCCCGAAgcaacaaaataaatgaaaagaattaaaatggaAATTTATATAGCAAATAAAACTTCTTCAATGAACTTATAAAACAATTTACCAGAATAAAGCTTCACTAACATTGAAAGTATATGCATGTATCTTATTGGAAGAAACTGATTTACTGAAGGATTGTGATTTTGTGATCCGAAACGAAATTGACTGATTCCTTAGTTTCTTCtaacttctaaattttttataacactATTGACGAACTgattttttgaatcaaataagttgattaagttaataattttaacaatgaCAGACTAGGGCTATCTCTTTAGGTATCTGTACATCTTGCTATGTGTTGTTggattttatttttgccttttaTGGTGTATTTTACAGCTACTTCGATTTTAGCTTATGCGGTTATGTGATGCTATCTTTGTCCACAGCTGTGCATTGCTGTTCCTTGCCACATCTTCAAGTTGTGGGCCTTTATTGGCATCATGTTTCAGGTATGAATGTTGTAACTTCTTCATAACTTGGATGGAAAatctttgtttaaaattaatttgtgatgTAATTAAATTTGACTCTCCATTGCCCTCTCTCCCCCCTGCAGAAAGTTTCTTTTAGAACAGAGGAAATATAACATTTACTACTATTAAAGAGATGAGCTGAATTGATGCTAATGTTTAGGCTGTTGATTAATGATCATTTAAATCAGGTTCCTTTGGTGTTGATCACTAACTATTTGCAAAGGAGGTTCAAGAGCTCTATGGTATGTATTGATTTTTATGCGCACACATTTTTCAAcacacatataatatatcatggtgtgattgagtgttactttatctttaattcaaaattacctaaTCGTATGATGACACATGACCTATGTATttaattgtgtactcaaaagtgtaaacatatagcattgctcttttgtttttaatatttttgttctcTTCATTTTCCAAActcttaaaaatatgaaaacatttatGAGTAATGCAATGTACACAACTCGTATGCACAAcattatacacaaacaataatatgtcctcatatgattggataattgaaaattaaagataaactaacaCTCAATCACAAGGTGATATGCTATTGTTTGTAcacatatatagttttattgaacaTTTATATAGATACTCAGCATTATGCATGGACCAGTGGGAAATACATGTTGAATTGAATGGAGATATGTTTTGAAATGTCAGGTTGGAAATATGATGTTTTGGTTCATTTTCTGCATATTTGGTCAACCCATGTGTGTGCTTCTGTATTACCATGACTTGATGAATCGTGGGGGGACTTCCGACTGAACAAATGGTGATAGTGGTGTGTTGTTTCCGCCATTATGCAGGCTTAACGTGCGAGACCGCCTACTCCAGTGGACTTTTGGTGACAAAGTCTTGCTTTTGCACATGATACATGATAGAGCTAATGACTCGGtctatacatataaatgtgctAAATGAAATCTATCTATGCCTCAACTCCTCATCTTAAagctctctttttctctgtgaGCTAcagttatattaataaaaattttccacTTGGAAGAAGAcaacattttcaaattcaataaaactatgcgatTACATCTGTGGTATACAAAGCTATTAAGAGAGtttaattctaaataaaaacaTGTGACTTATATAAACGAAGGTGGAAAAGTGTTTTGCGTCAAACCTCGAGTAAGGTAAAGTAATTCACTCAAATGATGGTATTTGTGAGTCTTTTTTTTCCATTCAATTCCAATCATCATATTAAATCTATTAACagtaattatttaatcaataataacaatattaattttaacgaAGGATTCTGACTTAACTAGTTTGAATCTGAATTCATGTGtattttaaataagtcaaattttaattgaaataacttTAGATTTTCTAAAGTGAACCCAATTTGAGACTAACAAAGATATCAAAACCCATTttgtgaatgattttttttcttttttagagttttttctctttttctaatAACTCTTTTCTTCTCTAGAGTTAGTATTCATCGGTTCAAAACTCTTTTAGATTCAAAGTTttacttaaactcaatttgattggTCTCTActgttaattaaattatattttagtaaaaagtaatattatatatacttattttgaatatataaataggtatataattatatgtattatcacataattaaatattattttatttttaatttaaaatcatttaatcacataataagaGATATAAATGGGTGCTTAAAATGCATTTACCTAAATTTAGTGGGTGGGAAAAATTAAGAAGGTTAGTccatacatattatttttgtcaGCGCTTCACAAATGTCAAAATATCACGGctcactttatttatttttactttaaaaaatggACAATAAAATGCACAATTCTCCCCGGATCATTAACTCCACTGAACGAACCAGAGCTCTGGGCAGAAAAAAGTAGCAGCTTTTAGGTGAAAGACTTTGCATTTAATATCGAAGAGAGAGCCCAAAATCCACCCTGAGTTCTTGTTTTAAAAAGCATCATGGAAGATTTCAGATCCAAATCATGCGGCGATGGAAGAATGCAGATAGTCAATTACCATGGGTCAACAACAGGAGGGCCGGGCTTCCATGGCAATGGAATCGAAGATCTCAGGTGTTACAGTGCAAGTTATGCTTCTTCAGTGGCGCCGCCGCCACAAACTCAACAGCCCCAAAACAATGATGCTAAGTTCAAGAAAGGTAAGTCAACAAATGGATCTTCTTCGAGAAGTTGGAGTTTTAATGATCCGGAGCTGCAGAGGAAGAAGCGGGTTGCTAGCTATAAGGTGTACACTGTTGAAGGGAAGGTTAAAGGGTCTTTCAAGAAGAGTTTTAGGTGGATTAAGGAGAGGTGTTCTAGAGTTGTCTATGGTTGGTggtaatttctttctttctttctttctttctttcttttcttatatgttttatgttattatattagtACTTCTGTTTTATATAATTGAGGGTTTATTGGGAATGGATTCTATTGATGGATAACAATGATCTTATTTCGCTTTGTATATTTAGAATGTCATAATAGCATTATGAAATTTCAATTGCTCTGGCTAGGAGCTTACCTTTCATTGTTTAGCTCATATTGCTGATCAAATTTCACTGAGAATTAGGGCATGTTGGCTTGAGTTCAGCATTGTTACAGCTCATTTTCTATAGTTATCTTCtatgaacaaaataaatatctgaTCTGCCTGATTGAGGGAATTAATTTCAGAAATATGAGATTGCATTTTGCTGTGTCTTGCTTATGTTCTTTAGAGTTACAGCTACTTGAGATGAAGATCATGAGAGAATTTGGTTTCTTTTCAAAATCTATGAAACATGAATTTTCTGATTTTATGGAGTTTGCTTCTAAAATTTTCCCATTCTCCATATTCTCAAATGTTAGAAGGCCACATTTTCTCTTTGGCTCACCATGCTAGCTATGGTAGCACAATCTGGGATTTTTCAAGAGCTTTTTTGGGGAACTTGAAACTCATGTTAGCTATTGCAAATTAAAATTACACATGATGGTGATGAGTGGTGGGTGTGTTTGGGACTGTGGAGAGGCCCTTTGTGTGGAAGTGTTCCCAATCCCAAACCCATTTTTGTTTTAGAGGCGTGCTCATTTTATGCAACAAGATACACGCATCATATCATTAGCTTCTAAGGTAATGAATTCAAGTCAATCACTAGAAATATCATCCCACTCCAACCCAACCCTAAGCTAAGCTCATTGACCATAGGAATTGTGAAGGCTCACTTGATTACCAGTGCTGAGGACTTAACTGGTCACCAATTGGCACCATCAATAACAATGGTTGAGTAAAGAGTTTCTGAACTTCCATGAGGTGGTTTGACATCACACCCTTCACATGAAAATCAGTCTTTGGTTTTTCTGCACTATTGGTTGACATAAATGTATTTTCATACGCAATATAACTATGTGCACACACTATTAAGTGTCCAATTAGATAcacagataatgtatcatcatataattagagaattgtgaattaagaataaaatgacacataatcatatgatgacacatcatttatttatccaattgtatactaaaaatatgtatatataatattaatctttCATACGCccttaaattttgaagaaagaaatatataggA
It contains:
- the LOC123199911 gene encoding LOW QUALITY PROTEIN: diacylglycerol O-acyltransferase 1A-like (The sequence of the model RefSeq protein was modified relative to this genomic sequence to represent the inferred CDS: inserted 1 base in 1 codon), encoding MVISDTLDSIGGAASTTTTTTDDSDLNFSLHMRPGATALRATSDSNATELDNSTNVDGGAVQGPMESANFATRNVENRGGHDIPFTYRPXVPAHRKIKESPLSSDAIFKQQRHAGLFNLCIVVLVAVNSRLIIENLIKYGWLIKTGFWFSSKTLSDWPLLMCCLTLPVFPFAAFIVEKLAQQKCISEPVVVFLHVIISTAAILYPVFVILGCDSAFVSGVTLMLFACIVWLKLVSYAHTNSDMRSLTKSVDKGYAMSGSPNVDNTYDVSFKSLAYFMVAPTLCYQPIFPRTAYIRRGWVVRQFVKLIIFTGVMGFIIEQYINPIMLNSQHPLKGNFLYAIERVLKLSVPNLYVWLCMFYCFFHLWLNILAELLCFGDREFYKDWWNAKTVEEYWRKWNMPVHKWLVRHIYFPCLRHGIPKNVAILIAFLVSAVFHELCIAVPCHIFKLWAFIGIMFQVPLVLITNYLQRRFKSSMVGNMMFWFIFCIFGQPMCVLLYYHDLMNRGGTSD
- the LOC123199913 gene encoding uncharacterized protein LOC123199913; protein product: MEDFRSKSCGDGRMQIVNYHGSTTGGPGFHGNGIEDLRCYSASYASSVAPPPQTQQPQNNDAKFKKGKSTNGSSSRSWSFNDPELQRKKRVASYKVYTVEGKVKGSFKKSFRWIKERCSRVVYGWW